One genomic window of Roseateles sp. DAIF2 includes the following:
- the trpS gene encoding tryptophan--tRNA ligase: protein MTQDDPTQTRPRVLSGMRPTGALHLGHYHGALKNWLRLQATHDCFFFVADWHALTTAQPQDRAHLERHVYDMVIDWLAAGIDPAQTTLFIQSRMPEHAELFTLLAMSTPLSWLERIPSFKDQAGKSPDSTSYGLLGYPLLQAADILIYKAAAVPVGEDQAAHVEVTREVARRFNHLYGQGQPLLTEPQTLLTETARIAGLDGRKMSKSYGNAIAMRDAPEVTAEKIRTMPTDPQRARRGDPGEPQRCPVWPLHELYSDDATLEWAAQGCRSAGIGCLDCKQPLIQGIQRQQAEWRERADTYLANPKQVHWIVEVGTERARAVARKTLREVRAAMGLSY, encoded by the coding sequence ATGACCCAAGACGACCCCACCCAGACCCGTCCACGCGTGCTGTCCGGCATGCGCCCCACCGGCGCCCTGCATCTGGGGCATTACCACGGGGCGCTGAAGAACTGGCTGCGCCTGCAGGCCACGCATGACTGCTTCTTCTTCGTCGCCGACTGGCATGCGCTGACCACCGCCCAGCCGCAGGACCGCGCGCACCTGGAGCGCCATGTCTACGACATGGTGATCGATTGGCTGGCCGCCGGCATTGATCCGGCGCAAACCACCCTCTTCATCCAGAGCCGCATGCCCGAGCATGCCGAGCTGTTCACCCTGCTGGCGATGAGCACGCCGCTGAGCTGGCTGGAGCGCATCCCCAGCTTCAAGGACCAGGCCGGCAAGAGCCCCGACAGCACCAGCTATGGCCTGCTCGGCTATCCGCTGCTGCAGGCCGCCGACATCCTGATCTACAAGGCCGCCGCGGTGCCGGTCGGCGAGGACCAGGCCGCCCATGTGGAGGTGACGCGCGAGGTGGCGCGCCGCTTCAACCATCTCTACGGCCAGGGCCAGCCGCTGCTAACCGAGCCCCAGACCCTGCTGACCGAGACCGCCCGCATCGCCGGCCTGGACGGCCGCAAGATGAGCAAGAGCTACGGCAACGCGATCGCGATGCGCGACGCGCCCGAGGTCACGGCCGAGAAGATCCGCACCATGCCGACCGACCCGCAGCGCGCGCGCCGCGGCGACCCCGGCGAGCCGCAGCGCTGCCCGGTCTGGCCGCTGCACGAGCTCTACAGCGACGACGCGACGCTGGAATGGGCTGCCCAGGGCTGCCGCAGCGCCGGCATCGGCTGTCTGGACTGCAAGCAGCCGCTGATCCAGGGCATCCAGCGCCAGCAGGCCGAATGGCGCGAGCGCGCCGATACCTACCTGGCCAATCCCAAGCAGGTGCACTGGATCGTCGAGGTAGGCACCGAGCGCGCCCGTGCGGTCGCACGCAAGACCCTGCGCGAGGTGCGCGCGGCGATG
- a CDS encoding RsmB/NOP family class I SAM-dependent RNA methyltransferase, whose translation MHPNALLDLSTELLRAVLKFDAPADGVVSAFFRKHKALGQRERHTLAETVYTVLRQRPLLQHLAQSGSGAIERRLSLLAWQGSETFLRGALAPHEQEWLAQVKQIDRASLAPKLRHNLPDWLAEPLLARLGEPGFWALAGSMNEGAPLDLRVNTLKAKREEVQAALLQAGIEALPTPYSPLGLRVEGKPALTKLDVFAGGAVEVQDEGSQLLALMLDAKRGEMVVDFCAGAGGKTLALGAAMRNTGRLYAFDVSGHRLDNLKPRLARSGLSNVHPAQIVHERDERIKRLAGKIDRVLVDAPCSGLGTLRRNPDLKWRQSPQAVVELQAKQRAILDSAARLLKPGGRLVYATCSLLEAENEQIARAFGEAHQDFVSLDAAEVLEKAHVARAGELVEQGFVRLWPQQHRTDGFFAAVWERKK comes from the coding sequence ATGCATCCTAATGCCCTTCTTGATCTGAGCACCGAGCTGCTGCGCGCCGTGCTCAAGTTCGACGCGCCGGCCGACGGCGTCGTCTCCGCCTTCTTCCGCAAGCACAAGGCCCTCGGCCAGCGCGAACGCCATACCCTGGCCGAGACCGTCTACACCGTGCTGCGCCAGCGTCCGCTGCTGCAGCATCTGGCCCAGTCGGGCAGCGGCGCGATCGAGCGGCGCCTGTCCCTCCTGGCCTGGCAGGGCAGCGAGACCTTCCTGCGCGGCGCCCTCGCGCCGCATGAGCAGGAATGGCTGGCCCAGGTCAAGCAGATCGACCGCGCCAGCCTGGCGCCCAAGCTGCGCCACAACCTGCCGGACTGGCTGGCCGAGCCGCTGCTGGCGCGCCTGGGCGAGCCGGGCTTCTGGGCCCTGGCCGGCAGCATGAACGAGGGCGCTCCGCTGGATCTGCGCGTCAATACCCTGAAGGCCAAGCGCGAGGAGGTGCAGGCCGCGCTGCTACAGGCCGGCATCGAGGCGCTGCCGACGCCCTATTCGCCGCTGGGCCTGCGCGTCGAGGGCAAGCCGGCGCTGACCAAGCTGGACGTGTTCGCCGGCGGTGCGGTCGAGGTGCAGGACGAGGGCAGCCAGCTGCTGGCCCTGATGCTGGACGCCAAGCGCGGCGAGATGGTGGTGGACTTCTGCGCCGGCGCCGGCGGCAAGACCCTGGCGCTGGGCGCGGCGATGCGCAACACCGGCCGGCTCTACGCCTTCGATGTCTCCGGCCACCGGCTCGACAACCTGAAGCCGCGCCTGGCGCGCAGCGGGCTGTCGAACGTGCATCCGGCCCAGATCGTGCACGAGCGCGACGAGCGTATCAAACGCCTGGCCGGCAAGATCGACCGGGTGCTGGTCGATGCGCCCTGTTCGGGCCTGGGCACCCTGCGGCGCAATCCGGACTTGAAGTGGCGCCAGTCGCCGCAAGCTGTGGTGGAACTGCAGGCCAAGCAGCGCGCCATCCTGGACAGCGCGGCGCGGCTGCTGAAGCCGGGCGGCCGCCTGGTCTATGCGACCTGCAGTCTGCTGGAGGCCGAGAACGAGCAGATCGCGCGGGCCTTCGGCGAGGCGCACCAGGACTTCGTGTCGCTGGACGCGGCCGAGGTGCTGGAGAAGGCCCATGTGGCGCGCGCCGGCGAGCTGGTCGAGCAGGGCTTCGTGCGCCTGTGGCCGCAGCAGCACCGCACCGATGGCTTCTTCGCCGCGGTCTGGGAACGCAAAAAGTAA
- a CDS encoding DUF1653 domain-containing protein: MDDTALPPTRTGRYRHYRRGHEYEVLGVVRHSETCEPLVLYRALYGAQELWVRPHAMFFERLPGGELRFAPVD, from the coding sequence ATGGACGACACCGCCCTGCCCCCGACCCGCACCGGCCGCTACCGCCATTACCGCCGCGGCCACGAGTACGAGGTGCTGGGCGTGGTGCGCCACAGCGAGACCTGTGAGCCGCTGGTGCTGTACCGCGCGCTGTACGGCGCGCAGGAGCTGTGGGTGCGCCCGCATGCGATGTTCTTCGAGCGCCTGCCCGGCGGCGAGCTGCGCTTCGCGCCGGTGGACTGA
- the purN gene encoding phosphoribosylglycinamide formyltransferase, with the protein MKNVVILISGRGSNMEAIVQACAAEGWPARIAAVISNRPDAAGLAFAAAHGIATAVVDHKAFGPGEAGRAAFDAELQRVIDGFAPDLVVLAGFMRILTPGFTAHYANRMLNIHPSLLPAFTGLHTHRRALQEGCQFAGATVHFVTAELDHGAIVAQAIAPVQPGDDEAALSARVLKLEHRMYPRAVRWFVEDRLRIEGARVVQLDGEAQQFS; encoded by the coding sequence ATGAAAAACGTCGTGATTCTGATCTCCGGCCGCGGTTCCAATATGGAGGCCATCGTCCAGGCCTGCGCCGCGGAAGGCTGGCCGGCGCGCATCGCCGCGGTGATCAGCAATCGCCCCGACGCCGCCGGCCTGGCCTTCGCGGCCGCCCATGGCATCGCCACCGCGGTGGTGGACCACAAGGCCTTCGGCCCCGGCGAGGCCGGCCGCGCGGCCTTCGACGCCGAGCTGCAGAGGGTGATCGACGGCTTCGCGCCGGACCTGGTCGTGCTGGCCGGCTTCATGCGCATCCTGACGCCCGGCTTCACCGCGCATTACGCGAACCGGATGCTGAACATCCATCCCTCGCTGCTGCCGGCCTTCACCGGCCTGCACACGCACCGCCGCGCGCTGCAGGAGGGCTGCCAGTTTGCCGGCGCGACCGTGCATTTCGTGACCGCCGAGCTGGACCATGGCGCGATCGTGGCCCAGGCCATCGCCCCGGTGCAGCCGGGCGACGACGAGGCGGCGCTGTCGGCCCGCGTGCTGAAGCTCGAGCACCGCATGTATCCGCGCGCGGTGCGCTGGTTCGTCGAGGACCGGCTGCGCATCGAGGGCGCGCGGGTGGTGCAACTGGACGGCGAGGCGCAGCAGTTCAGTTGA
- a CDS encoding DUF1345 domain-containing protein — protein sequence MPALHQLRQRPRLLIGVATGALLALAWPTQLDWLTRLLLGWNAGVWTYLVLVLAMMWRTPAERVQAHARALADGVGVVLLLAAAGALASLGAIALELGHLRQAGGWLYLLLALATVVGSWLLLPVEFALAYASLYHRGARGRAHGLEFPGDAGAPDYGDFFYFSVTLAATSQTSDVAVSARPIRRLVLVQAVLSFAFNTGVLALTINILAGLIN from the coding sequence ATGCCGGCCCTGCACCAACTGCGGCAGCGGCCGCGCCTGTTGATCGGCGTGGCCACCGGCGCCTTGCTGGCGCTGGCCTGGCCGACCCAATTGGACTGGTTGACCCGCCTGCTGCTGGGCTGGAATGCCGGCGTCTGGACCTATCTCGTGCTGGTGCTGGCGATGATGTGGCGCACCCCGGCCGAGCGGGTGCAGGCCCATGCGCGCGCGCTGGCCGATGGCGTCGGCGTGGTGCTGCTGCTGGCGGCCGCTGGCGCGCTGGCCAGCCTGGGCGCGATCGCGCTGGAGCTCGGTCATCTGCGCCAGGCCGGCGGCTGGCTCTATCTGCTGCTGGCGCTGGCCACCGTGGTCGGCTCCTGGCTGCTGCTGCCGGTGGAGTTCGCGCTGGCCTATGCCAGCCTCTACCACCGCGGCGCGCGCGGCCGCGCCCATGGGCTGGAGTTCCCCGGCGACGCGGGCGCGCCGGACTATGGCGACTTCTTCTACTTCTCGGTCACCCTGGCCGCAACCTCGCAGACCTCGGACGTGGCGGTCAGCGCGCGGCCGATCCGCCGGCTGGTGCTGGTGCAGGCGGTGCTGTCCTTCGCCTTCAATACCGGCGTGCTGGCGCTGACGATCAACATCCTCGCCGGCCTGATCAACTGA